From the Synechococcus sp. Nb3U1 genome, the window GGGTCAACCAACTGCCGGCCACGGCGGCCAAACTGAACGAAAAACAATTGGAGGATTTATTGCTAGCAGCGGTACGAGCCTTGAGCGAAGAAACCCACGAAACGCTCTCCACAGCGGCGGCAGAAATTCAACGCAGTGACCGGCTGCTACACGAGAGCGATCCGCTGCTCTTGGTCGATACGGAAGATCCCAACGAAGTCGGGGGATCCCGTTCCTCCAGTCGCCGCATCCAACAGGTTCAACGGCAGCTCAAACACCTGCAAACCGCCCTCAGTGGAGCCAATGCTCAACCGGCCCAGACTCTACACAGCGAACTGGTGGGGTTAACCCATCAAGCGCAAGTCGCCCTCAGCAACGCCAGCCAATCCTTAGAACACCTGGAACACCGATTGAACAGTGTTCGGCAAATTTTGGATGATGTCATTCAACTGGCGCAAGGGGCGATCAACCGGGTGGGGACAGCCTTGTCTATGCCCGAACTGTTGTACATCACCCAATCCCCAGAGGTACGTGCCTATGCTTTGCAATTGTTAACGACTCTCCAAACGCATAAAGAATCCATTGATGCTCGCTTGCAGGCGGCTTTGGTGGGTTGGCAACTGCAGCGCCTGGGTCGGATCGAACGAGATATCCTGCGCCTAGCGGTGGTGGAAATGGAAATTTTAGCCAGTAGCCCCGTTAAGGTCGCCATCAACGAAGCGGTGGAATTGGCCAAGAAATACGGGGATCCCGAAGCAGCTACTTTTATCAACGGGGTGCTGCGGCGGGTGGTGGACGGCCGGATGGAGGCCCAGTTGCTAGGTCGGGATCCCTCCAATCCGGCTTTGGGTTCCGGGAGCTAAGCGGATCACTGCCCGGATCTGAGGAAGTTGGCCGGATCTTGATCCCGTCGGTGCTGAGTGGGAATGGGGATCCCTTGCCCATCTCCTACCAAGGCTGCCGTCGCCTCCAAAGCCTCTCGCAAGCGCTTGGCCGCATAAATCGACATATCCCGAGGCACACTAATCCGATCCCGCAGGTAGCGCAGAGCCGAGTCGGATCCTGGTGGCGGCAGGCACACTTGCTCCGTCATCAGATGGGTCAGAGCTGCCCGTAGGGCTTCATCCACCAACCCATCTTCCGCTGGATTGATACGAATCAAGTTGGCCCGATGCTTGAGCACCCGATGTAGAGCCTCCGCTCGAGCACTCTCTGGCTCTGGATACGCCACATCCGGCAACCCCATCCAGGGGCCATGATCCACCCGCTGCTTGTTGAGCAACATTTGCGGCTCCCCATTTTCCCAACAGCCTCCCATCTGGGGTGGCAGATCATGCACATGGGTGTGAAAGTCGCTCTGGGTACCCCGGTAGGTGGGGCGGCTCTCCAGGCCTGCAAACCAGGCTTGCAAATGGGGGTTCTCTTCCCGTAGCGCATAGCCTTTGTAGTAATACAGGCTGGCGTTCATCCGCTCCAGAAAGGGGGTAAAAATCACATCCGCAACCCCGAATTCCTCTAGAAAATAGGGGCCAGGGGTTTGGCTGAGGGCTATCTCCACCTGTTGCACCACCTGGGTAAATTGGACTCGATGCTGTTCTTCTTGAGAAGTGCTGCGAACCGGTGAGCACAGCCACTGGCACCAAGCCCGAAACAACAGCCGTTCCAACTGCCGCAACGGCAACACCCGCGGATCCCGCATCCCCTGCCCTAGAGGGCCATAAACCCGTTCCAAAGCCAGCAAAATATCATCGCTTTCGGTGAGCAACTGCCCCTTGAGTTCCAGAGCAGGCAACATTCCAGAAGGCACTTTGCGCTTGTACCAACTCTCCTTTTGCCCATAACAAAACATCGTGACTTTGTCGACACGATAAGGGATCCGCTTTTCTTCCAGCCACAGCCAAACCTTCTGGCAGTAGGGGCACCAGGCGTGGTTATCTCGGTAGAGGGTCACCTGTACCTCTGCCTCCGAGTGACCAAACAGCCTCAGGCGCGCTTGCGCATTGGTCGGCCCATTCACCCGATCTAGCTGAAAGGTACTTAGGGCTTCTAGTTCTGTCCAACTGAGAGGGGGACGAAGCATGGCAAGGAAATCCGTGAACCGCCTAGCGCCGAATCAAAGATTATGGCGTAGGTTGCCTATCTAGTAGCTAGCGCAACAGTAGAAGACTGGCGTCCTTTTCTACCACATCTTACAGCTAGACAATGGGCGGAATCCCCAGTCCCTGAGGTCAATATACGCAGTCCTTTAACCTTTCCTTCCCCTTCAGCTGTGTACTCGAGCATGGTGCAAAATTGCCCCCATCCTACTTGGGCTATCCCCTTGGCAAGATAGTGATTCTGCATCAGGTTCCGTACGGATAAGTTTTCCACCACGATGACTTGGTTTTCGTTCACTATCCTGCGTGATAGCTTATAGTGAACATCTTCCCGGACACAGGCTATTTTGTGATGCACAGTAGCGAGTTGTCGTCTCGTCTTATTCCGGTTGTTAGATCCTTTCTGGCGACGGGATAAACGCTTCTGTTTTTGCTTGAGATTACGCTCGTGCTTCTCTAGCCAGCGGGGATTATCAAACTTTGAGCCATCACTAGTCATAGCAAAGTGGGGCAGTCCTAGGTCAATACCGATAGCTTTTCCTTCGCTAGACTGACTGGGAGTATCTTTCCCGTCATCTGCCAAAAATTAGAGCGCGGGACTTAGAGCCTCTCCCACGCCCCTACCATCAGTTAAGACCTGAAATTAGGGATGAAAGCTGCGGCTGGGTTTGGCCTCACTCCAGGCGCATCCATCCAGGGCAATGCGCTCCACTTCCGAGGCCAGTTTGAGAGCCTTGAGGGCCTGCTCGCCCCCGACCGAGGGTTGATTGCCGCCGCGCACACAGTTGATGAAGTGCTCTAGCTCGGCGTGCAGCTTATCGATGTTGTCTGTATGAACCTTCTCGATCAAACAATCCCGCTGGTAGGGCATTTGGCCATAGTCGCTAGTGGAGCTAGCGGATCCCTGACGATACACCGAGATCTCATTGTCTAAAAAGTCGGCTTCCACGAGCGCATTTTTGCAGTGGACGGCTATTTTGCGCACCTTGCGATGGGTAACTTTGCTGGCGGTGAGGGTGGCGATGGCTCCGTTGGCAAAAGTGAGGGTGGCGGTGACGTAGTCCAGGTAGCCCAGCTTCGAGGCGCGGTTGCCACTGGCGGTGACCTGAATCACGGGGGAAGCGATTAACTCTAGCAACAGATCGATGTCGTGGATCATCAGATCGAACACCACCGACACATCACTGGCCCGGTCGGAATAGGGGCTGAGTCGATGGGCCTCAAACGCCAAAGGCTCCTCGGTTTGCAGCACCTGGCCCAATTTCTGAAAGGCGGGGCTAAAGCGCTCAATATGGCCCACCTGCAAGATGCAGTTGCAATCGGCAGCGCGGTTGACCAAAGATTCCGCTTCGCTGATGTTGGCGGCAATGGGTTTTTCAATCAGAACATGCACCCCTGCCTCCAGGCAGGCCAGACCCACCTCATGGTGCAGTACTGTCGGTACGGCAATGGCGACAGCGGCCACGTGGGGGAGCAGTTCTCGGTAATCTTCGTAGAAATGAATGCGATGGCGACTGGCCACATCCAGGCCCCGTTCCACATTCACATCCGCCACCCCCACCACCTGCACATCCTTCATACGGCTAAAAACGCGGGTGTGATGCTGGCCCATGTTGCCTACCCCGATTACGCCGACAGGAACAGCTTGCCCGGTATAAGCCAGCGGGCTTCGAGGGGAGTTGGCAGGACTCGGGCAGGATCGGGCCATGACGTTTCCACTACCTCCACCAAAAAGGTTTCGTGAGGCTCCACCGACGTTTTTGAGTAACGGAGCGTAGCGTTTTCACGAAACAAACTTCACAAAGCTTACCATGCTTATTTCTTAAATCCAGTTCAAGCCTGGGATCGGCGGCAAACGCAGCGGCGTTCGCTCACAGGATTCGGGGCTGAAACAAAACAAGGGGAGCGGTGTAGAGCGAAACCACATGCGGGCATAG encodes:
- a CDS encoding glutathione S-transferase family protein; the protein is MLRPPLSWTELEALSTFQLDRVNGPTNAQARLRLFGHSEAEVQVTLYRDNHAWCPYCQKVWLWLEEKRIPYRVDKVTMFCYGQKESWYKRKVPSGMLPALELKGQLLTESDDILLALERVYGPLGQGMRDPRVLPLRQLERLLFRAWCQWLCSPVRSTSQEEQHRVQFTQVVQQVEIALSQTPGPYFLEEFGVADVIFTPFLERMNASLYYYKGYALREENPHLQAWFAGLESRPTYRGTQSDFHTHVHDLPPQMGGCWENGEPQMLLNKQRVDHGPWMGLPDVAYPEPESARAEALHRVLKHRANLIRINPAEDGLVDEALRAALTHLMTEQVCLPPPGSDSALRYLRDRISVPRDMSIYAAKRLREALEATAALVGDGQGIPIPTQHRRDQDPANFLRSGQ
- a CDS encoding RNA-guided endonuclease InsQ/TnpB family protein, which translates into the protein MADDGKDTPSQSSEGKAIGIDLGLPHFAMTSDGSKFDNPRWLEKHERNLKQKQKRLSRRQKGSNNRNKTRRQLATVHHKIACVREDVHYKLSRRIVNENQVIVVENLSVRNLMQNHYLAKGIAQVGWGQFCTMLEYTAEGEGKVKGLRILTSGTGDSAHCLAVRCGRKGRQSSTVALATR
- a CDS encoding Gfo/Idh/MocA family protein, which produces MARSCPSPANSPRSPLAYTGQAVPVGVIGVGNMGQHHTRVFSRMKDVQVVGVADVNVERGLDVASRHRIHFYEDYRELLPHVAAVAIAVPTVLHHEVGLACLEAGVHVLIEKPIAANISEAESLVNRAADCNCILQVGHIERFSPAFQKLGQVLQTEEPLAFEAHRLSPYSDRASDVSVVFDLMIHDIDLLLELIASPVIQVTASGNRASKLGYLDYVTATLTFANGAIATLTASKVTHRKVRKIAVHCKNALVEADFLDNEISVYRQGSASSTSDYGQMPYQRDCLIEKVHTDNIDKLHAELEHFINCVRGGNQPSVGGEQALKALKLASEVERIALDGCAWSEAKPSRSFHP
- the nusB gene encoding transcription antitermination factor NusB; the protein is MQPRRIARELALLGVNQLPATAAKLNEKQLEDLLLAAVRALSEETHETLSTAAAEIQRSDRLLHESDPLLLVDTEDPNEVGGSRSSSRRIQQVQRQLKHLQTALSGANAQPAQTLHSELVGLTHQAQVALSNASQSLEHLEHRLNSVRQILDDVIQLAQGAINRVGTALSMPELLYITQSPEVRAYALQLLTTLQTHKESIDARLQAALVGWQLQRLGRIERDILRLAVVEMEILASSPVKVAINEAVELAKKYGDPEAATFINGVLRRVVDGRMEAQLLGRDPSNPALGSGS